The Candidatus Rokuibacteriota bacterium genomic sequence CACGACGGCGGCGAGCGCGGCCGGGCTCGGCTCGGACTCGGGCGCGAGCCCCATCACGGGCAGCTGCACGAGGCGGTAGCGGCGTGTCAGGTAGCCGAAGGCCGCGTGGGAGACCACGACCTCGCGTCGCGCGCAATCGCGGAGCGCCGCCTCGAAGCGATCGTTGAGCTCGGCGAGCTTCGCGGTGAACGCGCGGGCGTTGTCGGCGTAGACGGCCGCGCCGGCCGGGTCCGCGAGAGCGAGCGCGGCCCGGATCGTCTCCACCTGCGACTGGGCCAGAACGGGATCGAGCCAGACGTGGGGATCGCCGGTCTGGAGAGGGAGGCCCGCCGTCGCGCTTATCACGGTGGTCGCGTTGCCGGCGAGGTCGGCCTGGAGCTTGAGAGCCCATGGCTCGAGGCCGGCGCCGTTGTAGACGAAGAGTCGGGCGCGGCGCACCTGCGCGATGTCCTGGGGCGAGGGCTCCCAGTCGTGAGGCTCCACGCCTGCCGGCACGAGCGAGACCACCTTCGCGCGGTTGCCCGCTACCTGACGCGCGAATTCGTGGATGGGAAAAACGCTGGCCACGACCAGCGGCTTGGTTCCGGGCTCGGGCGACTGCCGGCAGCCGGCAGTCACCAGGGGCGCGAGGGCGGCCAGCAAGAGCCAGGCGCCTGTGGTTCTCTTCACGGGGCCCGCAGATACGTCTGGTTGCCCTTGGTCACCAGCTCGTAGCGCGGCACGGAGTCAGTGAAGCCGGGCGGGCCCAGCCCCGTGCAGGGGTCGAACTGGTAGCCGTGCCACGGGCATTCGAGATAGCCGTCACGCACGACACCTTCGCCGAGCGGGCCGTTCTGGTGCGGGCAGACATTAGAGATGGCGCAGAGCGCGCCATCCTTGCGGACGACGGCGATCCGCTCCCCTTTGACGTGCACGGTGACCGCGCGCCCCTCTCCGAGCTCGGTGAAGGTGCCGAGGAGGATGAGACCGTCGGCGCCGGCGGGCGCCGGGCGATCGCCCCGGGCCTCCTTGATCGCGGCGGCAAGGTGAAGCGCCGCCACGACGAGCGCCACCAGCCACAGCAGCCCGAGGAGCCGCCACTTCACCGGCAGTTGGCCGACGAAGCGGACCGTGAAGTGGACGACGACGAGGGCGTAGCCGGCGTACACCGCCATGTGCAGGCGCTTCCAGCCTCGTGGCGTCCAGGCGTGGAGGAAGTAGTCCCACGAGGTCAGCGCCATCACCGTCAGGTTGGTGAGCGCCCCGACGCCGAAGAGCGTGAATGGTATCCGGAGGAAGGTCTGCCCCGGCAGCACCTCGAGAAGGTTCGCGGGCTTCCAGCTGTTTCCGTAGTGCATGACGACGGTCCCGTGGAACACGGCGAGCGCCCACGTGGTCACGCCGAGGTGGCGCCGGTTGTAGATGAAGCGGGTCGCCGGGCGCCAGAGCCGGGCGAGAGGGCCCAGGCTGATCGCGGCGGAGAGGAAGAGGAACGTCAGGAAGGCGGTCGCCTGGACGAGGAAGACGTCGAAATCGGGACCGCTGAAGAGGGCGCGGCCGCCGAAGAACCACGCGGCCACGATCGCGGCCAGCACGGCGTCGAAGCGCCATTTCGGGGTGAAGGTCACGGCTGCATGAAGACGATGAAGGTCACCACGGTGGCGACCACGACCAGCCACGCGATCCAGATGTGCCGGTGCAGCCGTCTGAGTTCACCGATCATGACCGCCCCTCCTTGACGAGCGCCGTGATCTGGACGTCCGGCGGGACGCCCGTGAGCGTGAAGCGCACGACGTCGCCGACGCGGGCGCGCTCGAGGACATTCGGGTTCTGAACCTTGAAGCCCATCGTCATGCCGGCCGGCATGAAGCCCGGGATCTCGTCGTGGGTCAGCACGACGACCTGGATCTCGGAGATCACCGCCCGCACGACGCCCTTGACGATCCACGTCTGCTCGCCTCCCACGAGCAGGATCCGCTGCCGGCTCTCCAGCAGCCGCCGCTCGAGACGCGGGATCTGCTGCCCCCAGGCGAGCCAGCCCACGAACACGCCCACGCCCACGGCCAGGTTGAGCAGGAGGACGACGCGCCAGAGCCGCATCAGTGCACGTGCTCGTCGGGAGGCGCGGCCACCGCGGTCTCCTGGTTGAGCGCCTGGATCTCGGCGAGCAGCACCTTGATCTCCGACCAGCCCGGTTGCGGTCCGCCCGGGAGCCACCGCGCGCGGAGATAGCCCGAGCGGTCGATCAGGAACTCCATGTGGGCGGGCATGGGCGCGTTGGGCAGGGCGCCCTCCGGAGCCCGCGTGTGCCGGAACAGGGCGTAGGTCGGGACGATGTCTTCGGCGCCCTCGGTGGCCACGGGGAACAGGATGCGGGGAGATGCCCCGATGCGCGACAGGATTTTTTCTCCACCGTCCATGGGCACGGCGATGACGGCCGCGTTGAAGCTCCGGAGATCGTTATAGGCCTGGGAGAGCTCGCTGAGTCGCGCACGCGACGAGGGCAGGGTGAACAGCACGAGCAAGACCGGCTGGCGCCCGCGGTAGGCCTTGAGACTCGTCTGCGCAGGCCCCGTCGCGAAGGTGAAGTCGGGGGCCGTCAGGCGCGGGCGCTCGGGCTCGTCCATGTCGGTGAGGCTGCGGGCCGCCTCGCCGGCCGACAGCGCGCGAAGGAAATTGATCAGGTCCCAGCGCTCGTCCTCCGAGAGCTTGGCGCCGAAGCTCGGCATGACGATGCCGAGGCCGCGCGTGAGCCACCAGAAGATATCGCCGGCCGTGTGCTCGTTGGTGTGTGGCGCTGTGAGATCCGCCGGCCGCTGAAGCAATCCCGCCGACGCGGGTCCGTCCCCGCGGCCCGTCGGGCCATGGCAGTTGGCGCAGTGGACCCGGTACAGGGAGCCGCCGTGCGCGACCGAGGCGGCGTTGTAGGGGACCGCGGGGCGCCGGTAGGTCGTCGGGTAGGCGTCAACGGCAAGCGGCGGCAAGGTTTGCTGCGCCCCGGCGACGAGCAGCACCGCCGCGCCGGCGAGCATGAGAGGGCGCCAGCGCCTGATGAGACATCCCGCGATCAAGGCCAGCACGCCGACGAGGAGGATCTGGGCGCCGATGAAGACGCGGGTCTTGACGCCGGGGAAGTTCCACGTGACGTCGGGGGCCAGACGGAAGCTGAAGGGCCAGTCGGGTGTCGTATGGCGGCCCGGTGGCGTCAACGCCAGCACCGCGGCCACGACCACGAGCGCCGCTCCAACGACGGCCTCGACCCCCACGAAACCCGCGAGGCTCCTCATGGCGGGCCGGCCCACGGTGGAGCCGTCGCCTCCCAGGCGAGGCAGCAGGCTGCCGCGGTTCCAGCCGGCCAGCCCCAGCACGGGCAGGAGCAGCGCAACCTTGAGCAGGACCAGCCGGCCGTAGCCCGTGCCCACGAGGCCGGGCACGCCGCCGACTTCGTTCCAGGCATTCCAGACGCCGGTGACGACGATGACCGTCATCACGGCGAGCGCCCAGGTCGAGAAGCGGCGCACGGCCAGAACCGCGAAGGGCCTCCCATCGGCGCCGTCCTCGCGCGAGGCCGCGACGAGGAGCAGGGCGAGGGCCGGCAAGGCCCCGAGCCAGGCGCCGGTGGCGACCAGGTGGACGGCGTTGACGAGCGCGGGCAGCACGCTACCGGGGTCCACCCCCACCGCGTGACCGGCCCATGCCGCCAGGCCCACGCCCGCGGCGGCGAGGAGTCCCGCCTCGATACGCCAGGCGAGCCAGTCGGAGGGCGACTCGTCACTCTCACGGAGGAGGACGAGGGCCGCGAGCAGCAGAAGGATCGCGTGTCGGAGGAGCCACACTGTGCCGAAGTGGGTCGCTCCAAGAAGGCGCAGCCACGCGCCGCCGTCGGCGGCGCCGTCGGCCCGGCCCGTCACGACGGTGACCTGCCATCCAAGCGCCGCCACGCCCGAGAGCAGCACGAGCGCCGCGAGCCAGCGCGTGGAGCGCGCGAGGCGTCGCTGCCACCGGCGCGCCGTCGGCTTGTCGCTTGGGCCCGCGAGGAGACTCATGGCGAGGACGCCGACGATGAGGAGGCCCGCGCCCGTGGAGAGTGCGCGGAGCGTGATGCCGAGGGCGCTCACCGCAACGCGGCCTTGACGGTGAAGGCGAAGCTCGACTCGACGACATGGCCGTCAACCGACAGCACGCGGAACCGTGCGGTGTAGCGCCCGGGGCTGAGGCCGGGAGTGCTTATCGAGAGCAGGGTCGGGTCATTCGAATCGACCGCGGCGTCGCCCGCATCCACCTGCTTGCCGGCCTCGCTCCAGACCGAAAGCTTGGCGTAGGCGGGCTCGATCCGCTCGCTGAACCAGAGCCTGACACGCTCGGGCGCGCGGGTGACCGTCGCGCTCCGTCCGGGCTCGGAGCGCACGAGCAGCGAATGCGCGGGCGCGGCCCCGCGGGAGAGCCCGCTGGCCGAGAGCGCGCCGGCCGCGGCCAGGGCGGCACACAGGATCGCGCGGCCCCGGGTCATTCGGGCCTGCGCGCGGGGCGCGCGAGCAGTCGCACGATCACGACCAGCAGCAGGACGGTGACGAAGGCCAGGCCGCCCGCCGCCAGGGCCACGGCGATGGGGCTCATCGGCGCCGACGCGAGGGGACCGCCGTGGTCGGCCGATGCGGGCGCGGCGAGCAAGAGGAGCGGGAGAGCACGGAGAAGGCGGGCGGTCATCACCGCATCATTATAATGGGGGTATGACCGCTGCCGCTCCCGGCCGGCCCCGCGCCGTCCTCTTCGACGCCGGCAACACGCTCCTGCGGATGAACTACCCGGCCATCGCCGACCACTTGAAGAGCCGAGGGCGCGAGGTCTCGATCGAGGCGATCGAGGAGGCGGAGCTTCGCGCCCGGGTGCGGCTCGACGCCGACCTCGCGCGCGGCGCCTCGACCGAGGGGCGCACGGCCCAGGACTACTACCTCGCCTACCTACTGGAAGGCCTCGGCATCACCGATTCAGACGAGATCGAGGCCGCTGCGGGCTTCCGCCGGAGCTACAACGCGCCCGCCGGGCTTTTCAATGTCGCGGACCCGGACGCGCTGGCGGCGATCCTTCGGGTGAAGGCGGCCGGCCTCGTGGCGGGCGTGGTGTCGAACTCCAACGGGTGGGCGCGTGCGCTCCTCGCCGGCGCGGGGCTCGGGGACGCGCTCGATTTCGTCATCGACTCGGCCGTCGTCGGCGTCGAGAAGCCGGATCCGAAGATCTTCCACCTGGGCCTCGAGCAGGCGGGCGTCGCCGCCCACGAGGCGGTGTATGTCGGCGATCTCTACTCGGTGGACGTGCTGGGCTCCCGCGCCGCGGGTCTCGGCTCCATCCTCCTCGACCCGCGCGGCTTCTGGGGCCCGCGCGACTGCGACACGGCCCGCGACCTTCTCGAGGCGACCGGGCTCATCCTGGGAACCATCAGAAAGGAGCAGTCATGACTCGAGCCAAGATATCGCTGCGCCGCCCGCTCCTCGCCGTCCTCGCCGCCGCCGCGCTCGTCGCGGCCGGGGCCGCGGCGGCCTGGACCGCAGCGACGGCACAGACGTACCAGCACTAGCAGGCCGCGGCGCCCGAGAAGGTCGGGTGGCTCGCGAAGCTCGCCCCCGAGGCCTGCACCGAGGCGATCCAGCGTCAGCTCCGCGGCTTCGAGACGACGATGGCCGAGGTTGCCTACTGCTACGGCGAAATGTACTGCGGCGGGGTGGACGGCAACT encodes the following:
- a CDS encoding zinc ABC transporter substrate-binding protein, translated to MKRTTGAWLLLAALAPLVTAGCRQSPEPGTKPLVVASVFPIHEFARQVAGNRAKVVSLVPAGVEPHDWEPSPQDIAQVRRARLFVYNGAGLEPWALKLQADLAGNATTVISATAGLPLQTGDPHVWLDPVLAQSQVETIRAALALADPAGAAVYADNARAFTAKLAELNDRFEAALRDCARREVVVSHAAFGYLTRRYRLVQLPVMGLAPESEPSPAALAAVVRLARERKVEVVFFETLVSRRLADTLAREIGARTLVLNPIEGLTREEAAAGKGYLDLMMANLASLRDGLGCR
- a CDS encoding Rieske 2Fe-2S domain-containing protein, which produces MTFTPKWRFDAVLAAIVAAWFFGGRALFSGPDFDVFLVQATAFLTFLFLSAAISLGPLARLWRPATRFIYNRRHLGVTTWALAVFHGTVVMHYGNSWKPANLLEVLPGQTFLRIPFTLFGVGALTNLTVMALTSWDYFLHAWTPRGWKRLHMAVYAGYALVVVHFTVRFVGQLPVKWRLLGLLWLVALVVAALHLAAAIKEARGDRPAPAGADGLILLGTFTELGEGRAVTVHVKGERIAVVRKDGALCAISNVCPHQNGPLGEGVVRDGYLECPWHGYQFDPCTGLGPPGFTDSVPRYELVTKGNQTYLRAP
- a CDS encoding copper-binding protein — encoded protein: MRLWRVVLLLNLAVGVGVFVGWLAWGQQIPRLERRLLESRQRILLVGGEQTWIVKGVVRAVISEIQVVVLTHDEIPGFMPAGMTMGFKVQNPNVLERARVGDVVRFTLTGVPPDVQITALVKEGRS
- a CDS encoding CopD family protein → MSALGITLRALSTGAGLLIVGVLAMSLLAGPSDKPTARRWQRRLARSTRWLAALVLLSGVAALGWQVTVVTGRADGAADGGAWLRLLGATHFGTVWLLRHAILLLLAALVLLRESDESPSDWLAWRIEAGLLAAAGVGLAAWAGHAVGVDPGSVLPALVNAVHLVATGAWLGALPALALLLVAASREDGADGRPFAVLAVRRFSTWALAVMTVIVVTGVWNAWNEVGGVPGLVGTGYGRLVLLKVALLLPVLGLAGWNRGSLLPRLGGDGSTVGRPAMRSLAGFVGVEAVVGAALVVVAAVLALTPPGRHTTPDWPFSFRLAPDVTWNFPGVKTRVFIGAQILLVGVLALIAGCLIRRWRPLMLAGAAVLLVAGAQQTLPPLAVDAYPTTYRRPAVPYNAASVAHGGSLYRVHCANCHGPTGRGDGPASAGLLQRPADLTAPHTNEHTAGDIFWWLTRGLGIVMPSFGAKLSEDERWDLINFLRALSAGEAARSLTDMDEPERPRLTAPDFTFATGPAQTSLKAYRGRQPVLLVLFTLPSSRARLSELSQAYNDLRSFNAAVIAVPMDGGEKILSRIGASPRILFPVATEGAEDIVPTYALFRHTRAPEGALPNAPMPAHMEFLIDRSGYLRARWLPGGPQPGWSEIKVLLAEIQALNQETAVAAPPDEHVH
- a CDS encoding copper resistance protein CopC, yielding MTRGRAILCAALAAAGALSASGLSRGAAPAHSLLVRSEPGRSATVTRAPERVRLWFSERIEPAYAKLSVWSEAGKQVDAGDAAVDSNDPTLLSISTPGLSPGRYTARFRVLSVDGHVVESSFAFTVKAALR
- a CDS encoding HAD-IA family hydrolase: MTAAAPGRPRAVLFDAGNTLLRMNYPAIADHLKSRGREVSIEAIEEAELRARVRLDADLARGASTEGRTAQDYYLAYLLEGLGITDSDEIEAAAGFRRSYNAPAGLFNVADPDALAAILRVKAAGLVAGVVSNSNGWARALLAGAGLGDALDFVIDSAVVGVEKPDPKIFHLGLEQAGVAAHEAVYVGDLYSVDVLGSRAAGLGSILLDPRGFWGPRDCDTARDLLEATGLILGTIRKEQS